Proteins encoded within one genomic window of Pieris rapae chromosome 1, ilPieRapa1.1, whole genome shotgun sequence:
- the LOC110994278 gene encoding uncharacterized protein LOC110994278: MPPKTRGSKTLKVSKENLGLTNRANHKALENTRKSQRKVLSDKTNSASDDNANSSPLKNVEKYKLEETVQEKPRRKRKLPARYLENQALVSLSNSKNEQISPTLKSVKLKTKKKLPIKKDIKQKSPFKTTSKILLNSILKSRPKRVCRIPPKLEGHSVSPIKYIPLQPLSTSTPVANKTGKKTAKNKNISLVKTPSPVFNNVRNQPILKLNNKKKGASAADTNNNGKKQQQIDKCFLKQIQSGKSKKTPLNSFRVFDDIKKSQKRNSDKKDPYEFTFDPDEEPPQKKKKKRLAKPRQTKPKTAIKGAYEKNLAKALATLKNTLAMKTQSDRDVQVLNSHAAMNVNDGSNKNDAILKTQVNEINNSIPCANNYNSIRIEDIAMDLQEADHTLDYSPVNSPQHSVPKVVAENVSGNEKDPLNLRDSLSFFDDHPVASSSMNASIRHPNASPWRIEFGSLPIKWPVNAYVKPNMTPAVETSYINFNDSKKKHVYTNIVPINDTLPQETSLKQTSIISFIKEVAERNAKKKMKLTPVKSNSLFEDISNKSINVSPTKSSSKNNSKESNCGHVDVIDENVDNSKTPKKCNSTRCGTFFGFDDTEEDQENVSPLKINKRQALRPRKKVLQEINNVNGPSRAIIPVSVKSKLILNSDPLNSDFEDPKLGLEPPLFPQKQTLHVNGEITNLNVVDEDSNSVHLFEDIDLIHHYHQPPRKSYGKAKKVTFRQNSATDSDVSNDDEQVSDKEDNLDDLSFKLPSTKPKRVHKKKLTKKQKISKKEEQELENWATGFNSMCEDVEEFDLIVE, translated from the exons ATGCCGCCTAAAACCAGAGGAAGTAAGACACTAAAAGTATCTAAAGAAAATTTGGGGCTTACAAATAGAGCTAATCATAAAGCGTTAGAAAATACAAGAAAGTCTCAAAGAAAAGTGCTATCTGATAAAACAAACTCTGCTTCGGATGACAATGCCAACTCGTCCCCATTAAAGAATGTTGAGAAATACAAACTTGAAGAGACTGTACAAGAAAAGCCTCGACGCAAAAGAAAACTGCCAGCGAGATATCTTGAAAACCAAGCTTTGGTTAGTCTAAGCAACAGCAAAAATGAACAAATTTCTCCTACCTTAAAATCTGTCAAGTTAAAGACTAAGAAAAAATTAcctattaaaaaagatatcaaacaaaaatctCCTTTTAAAACCACCTCAAAAATCTTACTAAATAGCATATTGAAATCACGTCCAAAAAGAGTTTGTAGAATACCACCAAAATTAGAAGGTCACTCAGTTAgccctataaaatatattccattGCAACCACTGAGTACCAGTACTCCTGTTGCAAATAAAACTGGTAAAAAAactgcaaaaaataaaaacatttcacttGTAAAAACACCCAGTCCTGTATTTAACAATGTTAGAAACCAACCCATACTAAAACtgaataataagaaaaaaggaGCTTCTGCAGCTGATACAAATAACAATGGCAAGAAGCAACAACAGATTGATAAGTGTtttctaaaacaaatacagtctGGTAAATCTAAAAAGACTCCATTGAATTCTTTTAGAGTATTCGATGACATTAAAAAGtctcaaaaaagaaattctgATAAGAAAGATCCATATGAGTTTACATTTGATCCAGATGAGGAACCACCtcagaaaaaaaagaagaaacgTCTTGCTAAGCCAAGACAGACAAAACCTAAAACAGCCATCAAGGGTGCTTATGAGAAAAATTTAGCTAAAGCTTTAGCTACATTAAAGAATACTTTGGCAATGAAGACTCAAAGTGATAGAGATGTTCAAGTACTTAACTCACATGCTGCAATGAATGTGAATGATggtagtaataaaaatgatgctattttaaaaacacaagtaaatgagattaataatagtatcccatgtgcaaataattataattctataaGAATTGAAGATATTGCTATGGACTTACAAGAAGCTGATCACACTTTAGACTATTCACCTGTGAATTCACCACAACATAGTGTACCCAAAGTGGTGGCAGAAAATGTGTCAGGAAATGAAAAGGACCCTTTGAATCTGAGAGATAGTTTAAGTTTCTTTGATGATCATCCGGTAGCCAGTAGTAGTATGAATGCATCAATTAGACACCCCAATGCTAGTCCTTGGAGAATAGAATTTGGTAGCTTACCAATTAAATGGCCAGTTAATGCCTATGTTAAGCCAAACATGACACCAGCTGTTGAAACTTCTTACATAAACTTTAATGACTCAAAAAAGAAGCATGTTTATACAAACATTGTACCTATAAATGACACATTGCCACAGGAAACAAGCCTCAAACAAACAagcattatttcatttataaaggAAGTTGCTGAACGAAATGCTAAGAAGAAAATGAAGTTGACTCCAGTAAAGTCAAATTCATTGTTTGAAGATATCtctaataaatctataaatgtTAGTCCAACAAAAAGTTCATCAAagaataattcaaaagaaagtAATTGTGGTCATGTTGATGTCATTGATGAGAATGTAGATAATTCAAAAACaccaaaaaaatgtaattctaCAAGGTGTGGGACATTCTTTGGTTTTGACGACACTGAGGAAGATCAGGAGAATGTTTCTCcgcttaaaataaacaagagaCAAGCATTAAGACCACGAAAGAAGGTTCTGCaggaaattaataatgtaaatggaCCATCCAGGGCTATCATACCAGTTTCAGTGAAATCTAAGCTAATACTTAATTCAGATCCTTTAAACAGTGATTTTGAAGATCCTAAATTGGGGCTAGAGCCGCCACTATTTCCTCAAAAGCAAACTCTTCATGTTAATGGTGAAATAACTAATTTGAATGTTGTAGACGAAGACTCAAATTCTGTACATTTATTTGAAGATATTGATCTTATTCATCATTACCATCAG CCACCTCGAAAAAGTTATGGAAAAGCAAAAAAAGTGACATTCCGTCAGAATTCTGCCACTGATAGTGATGTTTCTAATGACGACGAGCAGGTCTCCGACAAAGAAGATAATCTTGATGATTTATCATTCAAATTACCTAGCACTAAGCCGAAAAGGGTGCATAAGAAAAAGTTAACAAAGaagcaaaaaatatcaaaaaaagag GAGCAGGAATTGGAAAACTGGGCTACTGGATTCAACTCAATGTGTGAAGATGTTGAAGAATTCGATCTGATAGTTGAATAG